TGCGCGTAAGCGCGATCAGCGGCAGGCCGATCAGCGCCGTCGGATCGTCGGATTCGATCGCGTCGAGCAGCGCGATGCCGAGGCCCTCAGCTTTTGCGCTGCCCGCGCAGTCGTACGGTGTTTCGGCACGTAGATAGGCGTCGAGCGCGGCGTCCGGCAGATCGCGAAAACGCACTCGGGTGACCACATCGACGGTTTGCGCATCGCCCGAACGGCTGTCGAACAGGCACAGCGCGCTGTGGAAAAGTACTTCGCGGCCGCGCATGCCTTGCAGTTGCGCCAGCGCTTTTTCGTGCGTGCCGGGCTTGCCGATCTGATGGCCGTCGTAGGTCGCCACCTGATCCGAACCGATT
The DNA window shown above is from Paraburkholderia sp. PGU19 and carries:
- a CDS encoding Maf-like protein, with the translated sequence MPDSSKRPPRLILASSSPYRRELLERLRIPFDVAVPAIDETPLAGESPEATALRLAQAKARAVAAGLSAGDRALVIGSDQVATYDGHQIGKPGTHEKALAQLQGMRGREVLFHSALCLFDSRSGDAQTVDVVTRVRFRDLPDAALDAYLRAETPYDCAGSAKAEGLGIALLDAIESDDPTALIGLPLIALTRMLLVAGYPLLEVR